A window of Pirellula sp. SH-Sr6A contains these coding sequences:
- the hisB gene encoding imidazoleglycerol-phosphate dehydratase HisB — protein sequence MSQRVATIDRKTAETAIQLEVHLDGVGKNTIETGVGFLDHMLVLFAKHSLVDLKVKAVGDLHIDAHHTTEDIGICLGMAFRQALGDKSGIRRYGHMTLPMEETLVTTAVDFSGRSFVVFQAAMPSPKIGDFDSELVEDFWQSFAANAGCNLHVMLHYGRNTHHIAEAIFKGTARAIRAAIETDPRQTGIPSSKGTLG from the coding sequence ATGTCACAACGCGTAGCCACCATCGATCGCAAGACAGCTGAAACCGCGATCCAGCTAGAGGTTCATTTGGATGGAGTGGGTAAAAACACGATCGAAACAGGGGTTGGCTTTCTGGACCATATGCTCGTCCTGTTTGCCAAGCATTCGCTGGTCGATCTGAAGGTGAAAGCTGTGGGCGATTTGCACATCGACGCACACCATACCACCGAAGATATCGGCATTTGTTTAGGTATGGCCTTTCGGCAGGCCCTCGGAGACAAGTCTGGTATCCGCCGCTATGGCCATATGACGCTGCCCATGGAGGAGACGCTCGTCACCACCGCGGTGGACTTTAGTGGCAGGTCCTTTGTGGTATTCCAAGCCGCGATGCCTTCTCCCAAGATCGGAGACTTTGACAGCGAACTGGTGGAGGACTTTTGGCAATCGTTTGCTGCCAATGCAGGCTGCAATCTCCATGTGATGCTTCACTATGGCCGCAACACCCACCACATCGCCGAGGCAATTTTCAAGGGCACAGCGCGTGCGATTCGAGCCGCGATCGAAACCGACCCCCGACAGACAGGAATTCCCAGTTCCAAGGGAACGCTCGGGTAA
- a CDS encoding DUF1559 domain-containing protein, which translates to MKRIHVKQGFTLVELLVVIAIIGILVGLLLPAVQAAREAARRMQCSNSVKQLSLALHNYESAFKKFPPRKGGTSAPFVGSNRNNSNGNRLSAFIALLPYVEQTAMYDQIQAGDPSGALGFTGAGGPTVAPGGPAAWAGWAPWNRSPGFMVCPSDGTTFNAPTATNVNNYALSVGDSVASTRDSNNLRGMFSAYIGTTIGGISDGTSNTIAFSERLKANFGVTTVTANQIENAHGTAINAGDVVNLPRICMTLSNGRHFVAGTQVKGRFGSLWTDGQSERVAFNTVLAPNSPSCTSDADVNADSVNLVISPSSRHTGGVNAGLADGSVRFISAQIDTGNTNVAQPAGGPSNYGAWGALGSKAGGDITTANE; encoded by the coding sequence ATGAAACGGATTCACGTCAAGCAGGGTTTCACCCTGGTCGAGCTTTTGGTGGTGATCGCCATCATCGGCATTTTGGTAGGGCTGTTGTTGCCTGCGGTACAGGCAGCTCGCGAAGCAGCTCGGCGCATGCAATGCTCCAACTCGGTGAAGCAGCTCTCGCTGGCTCTTCACAATTACGAAAGCGCCTTCAAGAAGTTCCCGCCTCGCAAGGGCGGAACGAGCGCTCCGTTTGTCGGTTCGAACCGTAACAACAGCAACGGAAACCGTCTTTCCGCATTCATCGCGTTGTTGCCGTACGTCGAACAAACTGCCATGTACGACCAAATTCAGGCTGGCGATCCATCGGGTGCTCTCGGCTTCACCGGAGCAGGTGGTCCGACGGTGGCACCAGGCGGCCCTGCTGCTTGGGCAGGTTGGGCCCCTTGGAACCGTTCCCCAGGATTTATGGTTTGCCCGTCTGACGGGACTACTTTCAATGCGCCGACGGCGACCAACGTTAACAATTATGCGTTGTCGGTTGGCGACAGCGTTGCCAGTACGCGAGACTCGAACAACTTGCGAGGGATGTTCTCAGCATACATCGGAACCACCATCGGTGGAATTTCCGACGGTACCAGCAACACCATCGCTTTCAGTGAGAGGTTAAAGGCCAATTTCGGGGTGACAACCGTAACAGCAAATCAAATTGAGAATGCTCATGGTACCGCGATCAATGCTGGAGACGTGGTTAACTTGCCGCGGATCTGTATGACTTTGAGCAACGGCAGGCACTTTGTTGCAGGAACTCAGGTGAAGGGTCGATTTGGTTCATTGTGGACCGATGGTCAGTCCGAGCGTGTCGCGTTCAACACTGTCTTGGCACCTAACTCTCCTAGCTGCACAAGCGATGCAGACGTAAACGCAGACTCGGTTAACTTGGTGATTTCGCCAAGTAGCCGTCACACCGGTGGCGTGAACGCGGGATTGGCGGACGGATCGGTTCGCTTCATCAGCGCACAAATCGATACTGGCAACACCAACGTGGCACAACCTGCGGGTGGTCCGAGCAACTACGGAGCTTGGGGCGCATTGGGTTCAAAGGCTGGCGGTGACATCACGACAGCGAACGAATAA
- a CDS encoding carboxypeptidase-like regulatory domain-containing protein has product MIEYLRFRLWATLFIATLLLCGCTPASSNPKTYPITGTVTKGGKAVSGAQIVFVSVEQGGQSAFATTDNDGKYQLMTFEPNDGAMPGTYVIKVSKYEGGAAPSGGETRNLTPEEEEKLYNPDEKAPPPPKNGLPEKYASEVTSGLKHTVPTAASTFDIELK; this is encoded by the coding sequence ATGATCGAATATCTTCGATTTCGCTTATGGGCGACGCTCTTCATCGCGACGCTTCTTTTGTGCGGTTGCACACCTGCCAGTTCCAACCCCAAAACCTATCCTATTACGGGTACAGTAACTAAAGGGGGAAAGGCTGTTTCTGGTGCGCAAATCGTGTTCGTCTCGGTGGAACAGGGTGGTCAAAGCGCTTTTGCGACAACCGACAACGACGGCAAGTACCAGCTCATGACCTTCGAGCCCAACGATGGTGCAATGCCTGGGACCTATGTAATCAAAGTTTCCAAGTACGAAGGGGGGGCTGCACCTTCCGGTGGCGAAACGCGAAACCTTACCCCTGAGGAAGAGGAAAAGCTTTACAATCCGGACGAGAAAGCCCCTCCTCCACCCAAAAACGGGCTCCCAGAAAAGTACGCCAGCGAAGTGACTTCAGGGCTGAAGCACACGGTACCTACGGCGGCATCGACGTTCGACATCGAACTCAAATAG
- a CDS encoding DNA gyrase subunit B — protein MNASGDQNFDLETTENIGLAGIGTEGGYTGDDLKHLSDLEHVRERPGMYIGDTTLNGLHHLVYEVVDNSIDEAMAGHAKSVSVTINSDGSVTVEDDGRGIPTDRHAQLSEMMQREMSTLEGVMTVLKFGGKFEKKAYQTSGGLHGVGVTVVNFLSQWCEVEVCRNGKIYTQSYERGVATGPVREAGTTTKRGTKTTFKPDGQIFPNTKYSYDTLVKRLQELAFLNSGVRIKVKDDRSTQADEYYYERGIIEFVEHLNRASDVVHKDVILIQGSKDDFSYSIAFQYSEEYTENLHSYCNNISTREGGTHVSGFRAALTRSLNAYGKKENLFKDLVPTGDDLREGLTCVISVRVSHPQFEGQTKTKLGNSEVEGIVNSVVGEALTKYLEENPKNAKLLVRKGQLAAEAREAARKAKDALRKRKDVLGGGGLPGKLRDCISNKMEECELYLVEGDSAGGSAEGGRFRDTQAILPLRGKIINAYKSREDKVLANEEVMSMIQAIGSGIGADQDIGKRRYNRIIIMTDADIDGSHIRTLLLCFFYRQMYQLVAGGHVYLAQPPLYRVVRGKKEKYYVQSEDEMKQQLQERGLTDSQFIDDRGNVFEGDRMRKLCATLSAMEDALLNLEKRGISLRMHAERMEVETGRLPVFHLDMGVEDHWFVTRDKLDEFLASRKILVDESVAPEAPAILPETPTDAPTGPVAHIAELFEVRTINTGLKELSDYGFSIEDLIPKDRTGSTDSRFKLVREENNIGLEDLRELLPAIRESGRRGLTITRFKGLGEMNAEELRDTTLNPSCRTMVKVQLSDAAAADEMFRVLMGDKVEPRREFIEKHALEVRNLDV, from the coding sequence ATGAACGCATCCGGCGACCAAAACTTCGACTTGGAAACGACAGAAAACATCGGTTTGGCGGGAATTGGCACCGAGGGGGGGTACACAGGGGACGATCTAAAGCATTTGAGCGATTTGGAGCACGTCCGGGAGCGTCCCGGGATGTATATCGGGGACACCACCCTAAACGGACTCCACCATTTGGTCTACGAAGTAGTGGACAACTCGATCGACGAGGCGATGGCCGGTCATGCGAAGAGCGTTTCGGTCACCATCAATTCAGACGGATCGGTAACGGTCGAGGACGATGGCCGTGGGATTCCGACCGACCGGCACGCGCAGCTATCGGAAATGATGCAGCGCGAAATGTCGACGTTGGAAGGGGTTATGACCGTCTTAAAGTTCGGCGGTAAGTTCGAGAAAAAGGCCTATCAAACGTCAGGGGGGCTGCACGGCGTCGGGGTAACCGTCGTGAACTTCCTCTCGCAGTGGTGCGAAGTGGAAGTCTGTCGCAATGGAAAGATCTACACCCAATCCTACGAGCGAGGTGTCGCGACCGGACCGGTTCGTGAAGCGGGAACGACGACCAAGCGAGGAACGAAGACCACGTTCAAGCCGGATGGCCAGATTTTTCCCAACACGAAGTATTCCTACGATACGTTGGTCAAACGACTCCAGGAGCTCGCGTTCCTGAACAGCGGGGTCCGCATCAAGGTCAAGGATGACAGATCGACCCAAGCCGACGAGTATTATTACGAACGAGGGATCATCGAGTTCGTCGAGCACCTCAATCGCGCGAGCGACGTGGTCCACAAAGACGTGATCCTCATCCAAGGGAGCAAGGACGACTTTTCTTACTCCATCGCTTTTCAATACTCCGAGGAGTACACCGAAAATCTTCATTCCTACTGCAACAATATCAGCACGCGGGAAGGTGGAACCCACGTCTCTGGTTTCCGAGCAGCTCTAACCCGATCCTTGAACGCCTACGGGAAGAAAGAGAATCTCTTCAAAGATCTCGTTCCCACCGGAGATGACCTTCGCGAGGGACTCACCTGCGTGATCAGCGTTCGAGTCAGCCATCCGCAATTTGAGGGGCAAACCAAGACGAAACTGGGAAACAGTGAAGTCGAAGGGATCGTCAATTCGGTGGTGGGTGAAGCGCTCACCAAGTATCTTGAAGAGAACCCCAAAAACGCGAAGCTTTTGGTTCGAAAAGGGCAGCTTGCTGCCGAAGCGAGAGAAGCCGCCCGCAAAGCAAAAGATGCTCTTCGGAAACGAAAAGATGTGTTAGGCGGAGGCGGGCTGCCCGGCAAACTTCGGGACTGCATCAGCAACAAGATGGAAGAATGTGAGTTGTACCTCGTGGAAGGAGACTCGGCAGGTGGAAGCGCGGAAGGTGGACGATTCCGCGATACCCAAGCGATCCTTCCGTTGCGAGGAAAAATCATCAATGCCTACAAGAGCCGCGAAGACAAGGTCTTGGCGAACGAAGAAGTCATGAGCATGATCCAGGCGATCGGGAGCGGGATCGGGGCGGATCAGGATATCGGCAAACGCCGGTACAATCGCATCATCATCATGACTGACGCCGACATCGATGGTTCCCACATCCGGACTCTGCTCCTTTGCTTCTTTTACCGACAGATGTACCAATTGGTGGCCGGAGGTCACGTCTATTTGGCACAACCCCCGCTTTATCGGGTCGTTCGCGGCAAAAAAGAAAAGTACTACGTGCAGTCCGAAGATGAAATGAAGCAGCAGTTGCAGGAGCGTGGGCTCACCGACAGCCAGTTCATCGACGATCGCGGCAATGTGTTTGAAGGGGACCGCATGCGAAAACTTTGCGCGACCCTCTCGGCGATGGAAGACGCATTACTGAACTTGGAAAAACGCGGAATTTCGCTACGAATGCACGCGGAACGGATGGAGGTCGAGACCGGGCGGCTTCCCGTTTTTCATCTCGACATGGGAGTGGAAGATCACTGGTTCGTCACACGCGACAAACTGGACGAGTTTTTGGCCTCCAGGAAGATCTTGGTCGACGAATCGGTTGCGCCAGAAGCCCCGGCGATTCTCCCAGAGACTCCGACCGATGCCCCAACCGGCCCTGTGGCCCACATCGCGGAACTATTCGAGGTTCGAACGATCAACACAGGCTTGAAAGAACTGTCGGACTACGGGTTTTCCATCGAGGACCTTATCCCGAAAGATCGAACCGGTTCCACCGATTCGAGGTTCAAATTGGTTCGGGAAGAGAACAACATCGGCCTAGAAGATCTGCGAGAACTGCTGCCTGCTATTCGCGAATCAGGCCGGCGAGGATTGACGATCACTCGCTTTAAGGGACTGGGTGAAATGAACGCCGAGGAGCTTCGAGATACGACGCTCAATCCTTCTTGCCGAACCATGGTTAAGGTGCAATTGTCGGATGCTGCTGCGGCGGACGAGATGTTCCGGGTGCTGATGGGTGATAAAGTCGAACCGCGACGAGAATTCATCGAGAAGCACGCGCTGGAAGTTCGGAATCTCGACGTTTAG
- a CDS encoding carboxypeptidase regulatory-like domain-containing protein — MKLPNVLFAALCVTLSFATGCGGDSGRPKTYKTSGSVKVNGKPIEGAVVTFQLSGGKENAIGSTDANGEFTLSMFVPGDGAVEGQYNVAISKHTTPPPPQNSAGAPGVIASGELSEDYAPPAATASGGADKGPKSPIPEKYSNDQTSGLRASVTPAGPNRFDFDLK; from the coding sequence ATGAAGCTACCTAATGTGTTGTTTGCGGCCCTATGTGTAACCCTTTCATTCGCGACCGGATGCGGGGGCGATTCTGGACGACCCAAAACCTATAAGACCAGTGGTTCTGTCAAAGTGAATGGGAAGCCGATCGAGGGCGCCGTCGTCACGTTTCAACTCAGCGGCGGAAAAGAAAACGCGATCGGATCGACGGACGCCAACGGCGAATTTACCCTTTCGATGTTTGTTCCAGGCGATGGCGCTGTCGAAGGGCAGTACAACGTAGCGATTTCGAAGCATACGACGCCACCGCCCCCCCAGAACTCGGCGGGTGCTCCTGGCGTCATTGCTAGTGGTGAGCTTAGTGAAGACTATGCCCCACCTGCGGCCACCGCCTCGGGCGGAGCTGACAAAGGCCCTAAGAGCCCGATTCCGGAGAAGTACTCGAATGATCAAACCTCTGGACTGAGAGCTTCCGTCACACCAGCAGGTCCGAACCGGTTCGATTTCGACTTGAAGTAA
- a CDS encoding macro domain-containing protein, protein MIREVSGDILLSKAQAIAHGVAPNDHFDSGLALALREKWPSMAKDFRHYAHQTHPKPGEIWMWGGVGGVRIFNLLTQEGEINHGSRPGKATLANVNHALKRLKHAVEKEGIESLALPAIATGVGGLRWDDVRPLVYDTLGELGIPITIYSTFHSGVEANEG, encoded by the coding sequence ATGATACGAGAAGTAAGCGGCGATATTCTCTTGAGCAAAGCACAAGCCATCGCACACGGGGTTGCACCGAACGACCATTTCGATTCCGGCTTGGCGTTGGCGCTGCGAGAGAAATGGCCCTCGATGGCGAAGGACTTTCGGCACTATGCGCACCAAACCCACCCGAAGCCTGGGGAAATTTGGATGTGGGGGGGAGTGGGTGGCGTGCGTATATTCAATCTGCTTACCCAAGAGGGTGAGATCAATCACGGGTCGCGACCGGGGAAGGCGACGTTGGCCAACGTGAATCACGCGCTCAAGAGATTGAAGCATGCAGTCGAGAAAGAAGGGATCGAAAGTTTGGCGCTCCCTGCGATTGCGACGGGGGTGGGAGGCCTGAGATGGGATGATGTTCGCCCGCTCGTTTACGACACACTCGGTGAGCTAGGTATCCCCATCACCATCTATTCCACGTTCCACTCGGGCGTCGAGGCGAATGAAGGCTAA
- a CDS encoding DUF1559 domain-containing protein: MRRIHSRVGFTLVELLVVIAIIGILVGLLLPAVQAAREAARRMQCSNNMKQLGLSMFNYESAYKKFPARMYGTTGTTGTSVTTNTGNILHNSGRVCGFVALLPFFEQGNMANQIDAGDLANGVQPGGPRGDLSWAPWNRVPPTLRCPSDGGINPTAKHMSYALSVGDQVTGLNNNGANRGMFGRMFWRTIGQITDGTSNTVGISELLCQGPTGNGGQNGFAAAANNVRVTLAYANNVSGLGASPILCRSVHNGRFFNAGTIVYGRRGINWTDGPASYCAFNTVGAPNSAGCAEAGTWGDQANMVLPASSNHTGGVNAAMCDGSVRFFSNSIDTGNLALAQPSGGASVYGVWGALGSATGGDISVLEN; encoded by the coding sequence ATGAGACGGATTCATTCCAGGGTTGGCTTCACGTTGGTGGAGCTTTTGGTAGTGATCGCCATCATTGGCATTCTGGTGGGCCTGCTGTTGCCGGCAGTGCAAGCCGCGCGCGAGGCAGCCCGGCGGATGCAGTGTTCAAACAACATGAAGCAGCTTGGGCTGTCCATGTTCAATTACGAGTCCGCGTATAAAAAATTCCCCGCACGCATGTACGGGACAACGGGGACAACCGGGACATCGGTCACGACGAATACCGGAAACATTCTCCATAATTCCGGCCGGGTTTGCGGGTTTGTGGCCCTTCTCCCCTTCTTCGAGCAGGGGAACATGGCCAATCAAATCGATGCGGGAGACTTGGCCAACGGGGTGCAACCAGGGGGCCCGCGAGGCGATTTGAGCTGGGCGCCTTGGAATCGAGTTCCTCCGACCTTACGGTGCCCGTCGGATGGTGGGATTAATCCAACCGCCAAGCACATGAGCTATGCGCTGTCGGTTGGAGATCAGGTGACGGGTTTGAATAACAATGGGGCCAATCGGGGAATGTTCGGCCGAATGTTCTGGCGGACGATTGGGCAAATTACGGATGGCACCAGCAACACGGTCGGCATCAGCGAGCTCCTTTGCCAGGGGCCTACAGGCAATGGCGGCCAGAATGGATTTGCAGCCGCTGCAAATAACGTTCGCGTCACGTTGGCTTATGCGAACAATGTATCGGGTCTCGGGGCATCGCCTATCCTTTGCCGAAGCGTCCATAACGGCCGCTTCTTTAACGCTGGGACGATCGTTTATGGACGCCGTGGGATCAATTGGACGGATGGGCCTGCATCGTACTGCGCCTTCAATACCGTTGGTGCTCCTAATTCAGCAGGATGCGCGGAGGCCGGCACATGGGGCGATCAAGCCAACATGGTGCTACCGGCTTCCAGCAATCACACGGGTGGCGTGAACGCGGCTATGTGCGATGGTTCAGTGCGCTTCTTTAGCAATTCCATCGACACCGGGAATCTGGCTTTGGCACAGCCCTCCGGTGGTGCGTCCGTTTATGGCGTCTGGGGTGCGTTGGGATCGGCCACCGGTGGTGATATCTCGGTTCTCGAGAACTAA
- the polA gene encoding DNA polymerase I, with the protein MAKKGTQNQPMLLGFDAIESRAPTSSQPTSPILSGTPTPHVDSSSGVVAESTSPSAPPPHDSPREGDIVVLIDSHSLIYQVFHALPSMTNPHGQEVGAVQGFLRDVANLRQQWKPEFLVCAFDASELTFRNELYDQYKAHREAMPDALRDQIGMIHRCLETLAIPMISLPGYEADDIIATLAKQASDRGARVLLVTSDKDCRQLINDRVQMLNVRKNELFGAPELMATWGVRPEQVVDFQSLVGDSVDNVPGVPMIGPKAAQQLLEQFGDLDTILANIDQVAGEKKKENLRTHRDKALLSRELVRLKVDCELPLEWSQMRPGNFDRDTAAQLFQDLGMRRIAEVYLALSTESHAPSEPTATLSCEGYRTVDTVDALAELLKQIGNTPIVSVDTETTSTRARDAELVGISLCWGAGQAAYIPILGPAGETIVCLEDAQTLLAPWFADPSRAFLGQNIKYDAVVLRSHGMPLFNIVFDTMVADYLLDAGGRNHDLDELAKRWLGHINIPISDLIGTGKNQITMDQVPVEKVSRYACEDVDVPFQLYEPMKGRLKNENLISVMEDLELPLIQVLAGMEYEGIRISTERLGALSSQFESRLLQLFDEIMQLAGESFNPDSPKQLAGILFERLQLRVVKRTKTGPSTDAEVLEELAAEHPLPAKILEYRQFTKLKNTYVDALPKLVSARTGRLHTSFRQDIAATGRLSSVEPNLQNIPVRTAEGRSIRSAFLAREEGWSLVAADYSQIELRVLAHFSQDASMTKAFVEDEDIHARVASEVHGIPIDQVTSDMRRAAKAVNFGILYGQSPFGLAKALGIARGDASDFIDRYFDRYPSVRGFISDTLVQCRHDGYVTTMSGRKRYLKGLRDFPSLPDVKKKQLLEPERMAINTVIQGSAADMIKMAMIELHRELQHRDWPAKMILQIHDELIFDCRDDYREELARLVQKTMTTVMPLRVPLKIDVKVGRNWADCEPF; encoded by the coding sequence ATGGCTAAAAAAGGAACCCAGAACCAACCGATGCTCCTTGGATTCGATGCGATCGAGTCTCGGGCACCGACGTCCTCCCAACCCACGTCGCCAATCCTTTCTGGAACGCCGACTCCTCACGTGGATTCGAGTTCTGGGGTAGTTGCCGAATCGACTTCCCCATCCGCTCCACCGCCGCACGATTCCCCTCGTGAAGGGGACATTGTCGTCTTGATCGACTCGCACTCCTTGATCTACCAAGTCTTTCATGCGCTTCCATCGATGACCAACCCACACGGCCAAGAAGTGGGGGCAGTCCAAGGATTCCTTCGCGATGTGGCAAATTTGCGGCAACAGTGGAAGCCGGAGTTTCTCGTTTGTGCCTTTGATGCTTCGGAGCTCACCTTTCGCAATGAGCTTTACGATCAATACAAAGCCCACCGAGAAGCGATGCCCGACGCGCTGCGAGACCAGATCGGCATGATCCACCGGTGCCTCGAAACGCTTGCCATACCCATGATTTCTCTGCCGGGCTATGAGGCGGACGATATTATCGCGACCCTCGCCAAGCAAGCATCGGATCGGGGGGCTCGCGTGTTGCTGGTCACCAGCGATAAAGATTGCAGGCAGTTGATCAACGATCGGGTGCAGATGCTCAACGTGAGAAAGAACGAACTGTTCGGTGCACCCGAGCTGATGGCGACATGGGGCGTTCGTCCCGAACAAGTTGTGGATTTTCAATCGCTGGTCGGAGATTCGGTGGACAATGTGCCCGGTGTTCCGATGATTGGCCCGAAAGCCGCCCAACAGTTGCTCGAGCAATTCGGTGACTTGGACACCATTCTCGCGAATATTGACCAAGTCGCAGGGGAGAAGAAGAAAGAAAATCTCAGGACGCATCGGGACAAGGCTTTGTTGAGTCGCGAGCTCGTGCGGCTCAAAGTCGATTGCGAACTGCCTCTCGAATGGTCTCAGATGAGGCCAGGCAACTTTGACCGCGATACGGCGGCGCAGCTCTTCCAAGACCTAGGGATGAGGAGGATCGCCGAAGTTTATCTTGCACTTTCCACCGAGTCGCATGCGCCCTCCGAACCAACGGCCACCTTGTCATGCGAAGGGTATCGCACCGTCGACACCGTCGATGCCTTGGCGGAGCTATTAAAGCAGATTGGAAATACCCCAATTGTTTCGGTGGATACAGAGACAACTTCCACGCGAGCGCGCGACGCGGAATTGGTGGGAATCAGTTTGTGCTGGGGGGCAGGGCAGGCCGCGTACATTCCGATCCTCGGCCCTGCAGGGGAGACCATCGTTTGCCTGGAAGACGCGCAAACCCTTTTGGCTCCCTGGTTCGCCGATCCTTCCAGAGCGTTCTTGGGGCAGAACATTAAATACGATGCGGTGGTCCTTCGTTCGCACGGTATGCCGCTCTTCAACATCGTATTCGACACGATGGTCGCGGACTATCTGCTCGACGCAGGGGGGAGAAATCACGACTTGGACGAGCTCGCCAAGCGGTGGCTGGGGCACATCAATATCCCTATCAGCGACTTGATCGGCACCGGCAAGAATCAGATCACGATGGATCAGGTGCCGGTGGAGAAGGTGTCTCGCTACGCATGCGAAGATGTCGATGTTCCCTTTCAACTCTACGAACCGATGAAAGGACGATTGAAGAACGAGAACTTGATCTCGGTGATGGAGGATCTGGAGCTCCCCCTTATTCAAGTCCTCGCGGGGATGGAATACGAGGGGATTCGAATCTCGACGGAACGACTGGGTGCATTGAGCTCTCAGTTCGAATCGCGGCTGTTGCAACTGTTCGACGAGATCATGCAGCTCGCCGGGGAGTCCTTCAATCCGGATAGCCCCAAGCAACTCGCGGGAATCCTTTTCGAACGGCTTCAACTGCGTGTGGTCAAGAGGACGAAAACAGGTCCCAGCACCGATGCAGAGGTGCTCGAGGAGTTAGCGGCCGAACATCCTTTGCCAGCGAAGATCTTGGAATACCGTCAGTTCACGAAACTAAAAAACACGTATGTCGATGCGTTGCCCAAGCTGGTTTCGGCGCGAACCGGGCGGCTTCATACTTCCTTTCGCCAGGACATCGCGGCCACCGGGCGTCTTAGCAGTGTCGAGCCCAATCTGCAGAATATCCCTGTGCGAACCGCCGAGGGACGATCGATTCGCTCCGCGTTCTTGGCGAGAGAGGAGGGCTGGTCCTTGGTAGCGGCGGACTATTCGCAGATCGAATTGCGAGTGCTCGCCCATTTCTCGCAAGACGCGAGCATGACCAAAGCGTTTGTGGAAGATGAGGACATCCACGCGCGCGTGGCCTCCGAAGTCCACGGCATTCCCATCGATCAAGTCACCTCGGACATGCGACGTGCGGCCAAGGCAGTGAATTTCGGAATCCTGTACGGGCAGAGTCCATTCGGTTTGGCGAAAGCCTTGGGGATCGCTCGCGGGGACGCTAGTGATTTCATCGATCGATATTTCGATCGCTACCCGTCTGTGCGAGGATTCATCAGCGACACGCTCGTTCAATGCCGACACGATGGCTACGTCACAACCATGTCCGGGCGCAAACGATATTTGAAAGGATTGAGAGACTTCCCAAGCTTGCCCGACGTGAAGAAGAAACAGCTGCTTGAACCCGAACGGATGGCGATCAACACCGTTATCCAAGGAAGCGCGGCCGACATGATCAAGATGGCGATGATCGAACTCCACCGTGAACTTCAGCATCGCGACTGGCCGGCGAAGATGATCCTGCAGATCCACGACGAGCTGATATTCGATTGCCGAGATGACTATCGGGAGGAGTTAGCTCGATTGGTCCAGAAGACCATGACCACAGTCATGCCGCTTCGAGTACCCCTTAAAATCGACGTCAAGGTGGGGCGCAACTGGGCGGATTGCGAACCGTTCTGA